One genomic window of Elaeis guineensis isolate ETL-2024a chromosome 2, EG11, whole genome shotgun sequence includes the following:
- the LOC105038015 gene encoding uncharacterized protein: MTDHVQEQEMEIEALQAILMDDIEEIDSTESGLSTNNRCFQIVLSPQDDDMDESNYTPVKLALIFSHTEKYPDEPPLLNLKSVRGIKSEDLLVLKEKLEQEVTENLGMAMIYTLATSAKEWLSEKFGHEVVAEDSDETDTAKDDIIVPHGEPVTIETFLAWREQFEAELALERAKLMPDSALTTPKEKKLTGRQWFESGRHAAKGAAAVAEGSEEEDEEDIDLDDDFEDDEEDMLEHYLAQRSDKSSEGSRK, translated from the exons ATGACCG ACCACGTTCAGGAACAGGAGATGGAAATCGAAGCTCTACAAGCCATCCTTATGGACGACATCGAAG AGATCGATTCCACCGAGAGTGGGCTGAGCACAAACAATCGCTGCTTCCAAATTGTACTGTCGCCACAG GACGATGATATGGATGAATCAAATTACACTCCAG TTAAATTGGCTTTGATATTCTCTCATACTGAAAAGTATCCAGATGAACCCCCACTTCTGAATCTTAAAAG CGTACGAGGAATTAAATCTGAGGATCTTTTGGTACTAAAAGAAAAGCTTGAGCAAGAG GTGACTGAGAATCTTGGCATGGCAATGATCTATACACTGGCCACATCTGCTAAAGAGTGGTTAAGTGAaaaatttgggcatgaggtcGTGGCCGAGGATTCCGATGAAACTGATACAGCTAAAGATGAT ATAATTGTTCCTCATGGAGAACCGGTTACGATAGAAACTTTTCTTGCTTGGAGAGAACAATTTGAAGCTGAATTAGCACTAGAGCGAGCCAA GCTAATGCCAGATTCTGCACTCACAACTCCCAAGGAGAAGAAGCTTACAGGAAGACAGTGGTTTGAGAGTGGGAGACATGCAGCG AAAGGTGCGGCTGCAGTTGCTGAGGGATCTGAGGAGGAAGATGAGGAGGACATTGACCTTGATGATGATTTTGAAG ATGATGAAGAAGATATGCTTGAGCATTATTTGGCACAGAGATCTGATAAATCATCAGAGGGATCCAGAAAGTGA
- the LOC105038001 gene encoding uncharacterized protein At1g51745 produces MGGDQDGCLKGFDASAGGLVWVRRRNGSWWPGRILGRDELPAKCLLPPRSGTPIKLLGREDGSMDWYNLEKSKRVKAFRCGEYDECIERAKASAVCSKKKPANAGKYVRREDAILHALEIENAYFSNRNQIKSGMNNSMAKTNSLVMQSKNMLGLNKQPSYVSRKLGVLNESSAQELSQSVLSFEQPNNQTASDMQFVPKKRWRTPNDSEDDATEGIKRMRDLQEIGLGMVSKRKPNIDVQPKGDNELAFVNNASLSEANNDNGFSSTFHINSRKASCSSVKQKRSHVVLPYENSRKKNHHSPLTKVRKGTRVIIPSYCHWGGGFVGLSSLQGETPKKLVAPKSTTKKGEFLAVTDNSPVCSGTSCEEALLDDCENTCNTVDGTHQSEIKDSELSGMLEFIDDDCSDGLIDVPLFMEDNIDGDYLHLFESCGSRNLQPHAADKHYNHCSQDRFTSQFSEGLGESGFAGSGAHVNHIRQRIDKKSSERYPNGKKNLKYLRLNQRIDSESFGGRADRFEYSLKDKMQKDRLFVGSECKIGNNSYDESLTSDNCGQLVKCESVADVGDVPQAQTPNFTKLPCVNDVGSNFASEQVIQSAEVVNKLSNSLSFARDIDAPFTVPVSTIPPRQSFVNHQVHLPAFSRHQVPKPVRSLLMDSLLFDVELNVQASYQGPHVPLVSLMSKLNGKPIVGHPISVEALEDGAAVALVTRNGRCPITSNIDRSLKNRISMIDKLQPREYKTQSNLNIQGKKANHIKVKSPSMKKKSSKNKKSGFSPRKIRRLSSIAVDQKYKQEERKPMVEKIKGPAVACVPLRLVFSRINEALSC; encoded by the exons ATGGGTGGTGATCAAGACGGGTGTTTGAAGGGGTTCGATGCATCAGCTGGGGGACTGGTTTGGGTCCGCCGTCGGAATGGATCGTGGTGGCCTGGCCGGATACTTGGTCGGGATGAGCTACCAGCAAAATGCTTGCTTCCACCGAGATCTGGAACTCCCATTAAGCTTCTTGGAAGGGAAGATGGGAGCAT GGACTGGTATAACCTTGAAAAATCAAAGCGTGTAAAAGCATTTCGCTGCGGGGAGTATGATGAGTGCATTGAAAGGGCCAAGGCTTCTGCAGTTTGCTCTAAAAAAAAGCCAGCCAATGCAGGAAAGTATGTTCGCAGGGAAGATGCAATCCTGCATGCTCTCGAGATTGAAAACGCTTATTTCTCCAAccgaaatcagattaaatcagggATGAATAACTCTATGGCTAAAACAAATAGTTTGGTCATGCAATCAAAAAACATGCTTGGTCTTAACAAACAGCCAAGTTATGTTTCCAGAAAACTTGGTGTGCTTAATGAAAGCTCTGCTCAGGAGTTATCTCAATCAGTGTTGTCATTTGAACAACCAAATAACCAAACTGCTAGTGACATGCAGTTTGTGCCAAAAAAGAGATGGAGGACACCAAATGATTCAGAGGATGATGCCACTGAAGGAATAAAACGTATGAGAGATCTTCAGGAAATAGGATTGGGGATGGTATCCAAAAGAAAGCCTAATATTGATGTTCAACCAAAAGGAGACAATGAGCTAGCTTTTGTTAACAATGCTTCTCTCAGTGAAGCAAACAACGATAATGGTTTTTCTAGTACTTTCCATATAAATAGCAGAAAAGCTTCTTGCTCATCAGTGAAGCAAAAACGATCTCATGTGGTCCTACCTTATGAAAATTCGAGAAAGAAAAACCATCATAGCCCACTAACTAAGGTTCGCAAGGGCACAAGGGTTATAATTCCATCATATTGTCATTGGGGTGGTGGCTTTGTGGGACTTTCATCTCTCCAGGGAGAGACACCAAAAAAACTAGTGGCACCTAAATCTACCACAAAGAAGGGAGAGTTTTTAGCGGTCACCGATAACAGTCCAGTCTGTTCAGGCACTTCATGTGAGGAGGCTTTATTGGATGACTGTGAGAACACTTGTAACACTGTTGATGGCACCCATCAATCTGAAATTAAGGATAGTGAACTTTCAGGCATGCTAGAATTTATTGATGATGATTGCTCTGACGGCCTTATTGATGTTCCTCTTTTCATGGAAGACAACATTGATGGAG ACTATCTCCACCTGTTTGAATCTTGTGGATCTAGAAACCTTCAGCCTCATGCTGCAGATAAGCATTATAACCATTGCAGTCAGGATAGGTTTACTTCACAGTTTAGTGAAGGACTTGGTGAGAGTGGCTTTGCTGGATCTGGAGCTCACGTTAATCATATCAGACAGAGGATAGACAAGAAGAGTTCAGAACGGTATCCAAATGGGAAAAAGAATTTGAAATATCTAAGACTGAACCAAAGGATAGATTCAGAAAGCTTTGGTGGCAGGGCTGATCGGTTCGAGTATTCGTTGAAGGATAAAATGCAGAAGGATAGATTGTTTGTAGGTTCTGAATGTAAAATTGGCAACAACTCCTATGATGAGTCCCTGACATCTGACAATTGTGGGCAGTTGGTGAAATGTGAGTCAGTTGCAGATGTAGGTGATGTTCCCCAAGCTCAGACTCCCAATTTTACCAAACTCCCTTGCGTGAATGACGTGGGATCAAACTTTGCTAGTGAACAAGTTATCCAGTCAGCTGAGGTTGTAAACAAGCTCTCAAACTCATTGTCGTTTGCAAGAGATATAGATGCACCATTCACAGTGCCTGTCTCTACCATCCCACCCCGACAATCATTTGTAAATCACCAAGTTCATCTCCCAGCTTTTTCCAGGCACCAGGTCCCAAAGCCAGTCAGAAGCTTGTTAATGGATTCTCTTCTATTTGATGTTGAGTTGAATGTTCAAGCAAGCTACCAGGGTCCACACGTGCCGCTGGTTTCTCTCATGAGTAAATTGAATGGTAAACCCATTGTAGGCCACCCTATTTCTGTAGAGGCTCTTGAGGATGGTGCTGCTGTTGCTCTGGTGACTAGAAATGGACGGTGCCCAATTACAAGCAACATTGACCGATCACTCAAGAATAGGATCAGTATGATTGATAAATTGCAGCCAAGGGAGTATAAAACACAATCGAATCTCAATATTCAAGGGAAGAAAGCTAATCATATAAAGGTCAAGTCTCCCTCAATGAAAAAGAAGTCTTCAAAAAATAAGAAATCAGGGTTCTCTCCGAGAAAGATTCGCAGGCTATCATCAATTGCTGTTGATCAGAAATACAAGCAGGAAGAGAGAAAGCCAATGGTGGAAAAGATCAAGGGACCTGCTGTTGCATGCGTCCCCCTCAGACTTGTTTTTAGTAGGATTAATGAAGCATTGAGCTGTTAA